The window GCCGCGCCCGCAAGCACCGACGTCCTGTCGAGACTTCGGCAGGCGATCGTGCCGCAGTTGCGGCAGCCGCACGGCCGAACGCCGGCACAGCTCGCCCGGGACCTCAAGCGCAGCCGAGAGTTCGGACCGCGATTCGCCACTTGATTCTAGGGGGGACACTGTGAATCGCAAAGAGATTTCGGCCCGAAATCGGTTGGGGGGCGAGGGAAGAACCGCGAAGAAAACCGCTAACAAAACCGCTAAGCCGTCTCCGCGTAGCGGCGTGTCTCTCCCGGTGGGAGCCCACCCCGGGAACACCGGTGGCAAGAAGGGCCGCTCGGGGCGCCTGCCGTCGATGATCCGCGACCTGGCGCGCGAGGGGTTCGCCGACAACCTGGATACCCTGATACAGATGGCCGACGGCCACGTGGTCCGCCGCGTGCGGGTCGGCGATGCAGAAACAGAGAGCGTGGTCAACGTCGAGGTGTCGGACCGACTGCGCGCGATCGACCTGCTCGGGAAGTATGGACTCGGCACGGTCCGCGAGGTGAGCATCGAGGACGTGCGGGAACGGGTGCACCGAACGCTCGACGTCGTTCAGGAGCGCACGTCGCCGGACCAATGTGCAGCGATCATTGAAGCGATCAGGCCCATTTGGCGATGAACCAGCTCTCGAAAGTCCGAAATGGAAAGCACCGCGAGCAGCTGCATGCAAGACGCAGCGCGCTCCGACCGGACCTCGGATACTCACACTTCGGACGAGGTGACCGAAATGGCTGAGAAGTCGAAATCGTCTGCTGTCGCTGAGAAAACCGCGAACAAAACCGCGAAGCTTGCACCGCCATCAGGTAGGAACGGAAACAGGTTGCCGGTTGGGGCGCACTCCGGCAACACTGGTGGCAAGCCTGGACGCTCCGGTAGGCCAAGCAGGGCGTTCAAGGCGACGATCGCCGAGCTGCAACGCGACCCCGATCTCCACGACGCGCTACGCGAGGCTGCCTCCGACCCGAACCACAAGAACTTCGCCGCGGCCTGGGGTGTCATCACGAAGTTCGGCCCCTTGGACGATGGTCAGCAACCGGCGATGACGCCGGAGCAGGCGATGCAACTCATCGCGGAGCGCCTGAGTGTGGCCGCTGAGCGTCGGAAGGCGGCTATCATGATGAGAGTGGACATGCGAACCGGGGCGCCCGCAGGATGCGGCCTGACCGCCAAGCAGGGGCGCTTCGTCGATGAGTACCTGATCGACCTCAACGCGACGCAGGCGGCGATTCGGGCCGGCTACAGCGAGCGAACGGCCCGGTTCATCGGCGCAGAGAACCTAACAAAACCCAACATTGCCGCGGCGATCGCAGCGCGTACGGCCGAGGTGTGCGAGCGCCTTGGGCTCACGAAGGAGTGGGTGCTGACGCGTCTCAAGGAGAATGTTGAGCGGGCGATGCAGGCGGAGCCGGTGAAGGACAGCAAGGGCAAGGAAACCGGCGAGTATACGTACCAGGGCGCGGCGGCCAACAAGGCCCTGGAACTGCTGGGCAAGCACGTCGGCCTGTTTACCGACAAGTTGGACGTGGACTTCAATGACCTGTCCAGCATTTCGGACGCGGAACTCGAGCGGCGGCGGCGTGAGTTGCGGCTAGTGTGACGACGGCGGAGGTGGCGCGCCGGCGCCAGCACGTCGTCAAGGACGGCCGCCTCTGGCACGACCCGTCGCCGCGACCCATCCCGGTCGCTCGGTACGCGGAATACCAGATCCTCGTGCCGCTCATGCCACAGAGTCCGCGTCGGCTCAAACGGGCGGCGTGAGGGGCTACTAATTGACGATGACCGCCACGGTGGCCCCGCGGGCGACGTCTACGTGCTTCCAGACCACCCCGCCCTGCCTCGTCAGCGTTCCCCACACCGGGTCTGGGGCGTCCCAGGTGACCACGGTGCGCACCAAGTACGCCCCCGGCGGCAGGCTGTCGAACTCGAACCGGCCGTCACCGTCGGCGGTGACCATGCGCCGCGCGCGCCGAAACAGCCCGGTCGTGTCCGGGGGGTCCTGCAGGAAGGTGCCGAGGTCTGTGCCGCGCTGGGTGAACCACTCCATCGAGAACTGCGTAGCCGGATCCAACGTCACCTCCCGGCCGGCCGCGGTGCGCACCTGCCCTCCGCGGGTCGTGAGGAACGCCTGCCCTTTGAGCGTGGCGGTCCCAGGCGCCAGATAGGCCGCATACGCCGTCGTTGACGGCGGCCCGGAGAACCGCAACGGGGCGAGCGGCGCAGGCGGCGTGACGCACGCCCCGATCACCAACAGCGGAATGAGTGCCATAAGTCGTTTCACAATCACACCCTCCAAAAGGTTCCCCGCCGTATAATGGCGCACTTGTGGCCCCCACCTACAGTGCTAGCGCGTCCCTTACAAACAGTTGACCGTCCCCCCGCTTGAGGAGCAGGGATTATGGGTCGGTTGAAGTAGCGGTAAAGGTGAATGCTCTAGCAAAGCTCCCTGGCGTGCGGTCCGCAAGGCTGCTTTACCGTTGCGACATTGAAGGCCGCACGGCTCGCTCTCCGGTTCGGGAGGGCGGCCCGTTTTGCGTTTGTCCGACCAGCCCAACGAGCACACCGTGCCATGAAGTGAAGGTGAGTTCACCCCCCATGCCGCAGAGCCGAAGCTTTCCATCGTCTGTCGGCTGCTCTGCGCGCCTTCTTCTCCGCCCGCCTGACCTGGGTGTCCACCGTGGTGCGCTTCTTCCCGAACGCGCGCGCAGTTTCCGCGATCGATGGCCGGCCGGTGATCGCTTGGCGCCGCAGGTCATCGAGGATCGCTTTCTGACCTGGCGACGCTTCGGCGTAGAGGTCCTCTACTGACGGCTCGCCATACTTGGGGACGTCGGGATCGTAATCGAAGTACAACTCGTAAATCTCCTCGCCGTCGAGGCCGATTTCGAATTTGGGGTCGCCCGGGGTGGTGAACGGATACGGCTGGTTCAACAGGTCCGCGCGCGCCGCTTTTATGGCCTCACGCCTGAGCCACTTGGCGAACGCTGGCCCTACGAAGACTTGTGACGGAATGACCAGACGGCGGCTGTTGCGCTTGATGCGCTGTGGTTCGTTTCGACTGCCCCACGCGAGGCAGAGGCCGACCTTTACTGCGTACACCTTGACCGAAGCGAGCGAAATTCGTTCTGCTCGCGCACGCGCGAGGAGCGCGGCGAGAAGCCGG is drawn from Gemmatimonadaceae bacterium and contains these coding sequences:
- a CDS encoding terminase small subunit, with the translated sequence MAEKSKSSAVAEKTANKTAKLAPPSGRNGNRLPVGAHSGNTGGKPGRSGRPSRAFKATIAELQRDPDLHDALREAASDPNHKNFAAAWGVITKFGPLDDGQQPAMTPEQAMQLIAERLSVAAERRKAAIMMRVDMRTGAPAGCGLTAKQGRFVDEYLIDLNATQAAIRAGYSERTARFIGAENLTKPNIAAAIAARTAEVCERLGLTKEWVLTRLKENVERAMQAEPVKDSKGKETGEYTYQGAAANKALELLGKHVGLFTDKLDVDFNDLSSISDAELERRRRELRLV